The proteins below come from a single Halictus rubicundus isolate RS-2024b chromosome 13, iyHalRubi1_principal, whole genome shotgun sequence genomic window:
- the LOC143360560 gene encoding zinc finger protein 830 isoform X2 produces MSLKRKLTQDDLRKAMSEHKKKLGVVKKIESPLAKYTDAGQLMCILCKAAVRSETVWPVHLNSKSHKENIELAKKTKLEAATKSATHTFKRPVSPSQESSANKKVRGILKNPLPQSVQIASSLPPDFFDNPKQSNGSAPTNASVTTHKSENKDTANDKDMKHTEAEEEKEKDKNKDTNQTVLPEGFFDDPVLDAKVRNVEYKNPIEEEWEKFQKEIKEETAQSAQIIADDQEEATTERQLDEIEEQIRHWSRVMDLVKRKEQVQATDRKQKNTDEDVSSDDESDFDEFLDWRAKNSYK; encoded by the exons ATGTCACTCAAACGGAAACTAACGCAAGATGATTTGCGTAAAGCGATGAGCGAGCATAAAAAGAAATTGGGCGTTGTCAAGAAAATTGAATCGCCGTTAGCAAA ATATACAGATGCAGGACAGCTAATGTGTATTTTATGTAAAGCTGCTGTGCGAAGCGAAACAGTTTGGCCAGTTCACTTGAACTCGAAGAGTCACAAAGAAAACATCGAGTTAGCAAAGAAGACTAAACTAGAAGCTGCAACAAAGTCTGCAACGCACACGTTCAAAAGGCCTGTCTCTCCTTCCCAGGAGTCTTCCGCGAATAAAAAAGTAAGGGGGATATTGAAGAACCCCCTACCACAGTCTGTACAAATAGCGTCAAGTTTGCCACCAGACTTCTTTGATAATCCTAAGCAATCCAATGGCTCTGCACCTACAAATGCATCGGTAACAACTCATAAGTCAGAGAACAAAGACACCGCCAATGACAAAGACATGAAACACACGGAAGCAGAAGAGGAGAAGGAAAAAGATAAGAATAAGGACACAAATCAAACTGTTCTACCAGAAGGATTCTTTGATGATCCAGTCTTAGATGCCAAA GTTCGCAACGTCGAGTACAAAAATCCAATAGAAGAAGAATGGGAGAAGTTCCAGAAAGAAATCAAAGAAGAAACAGCACAGTCTGCACAGATCATTGCAGACGATCAGGAGGAAGCAACTACGGAGAGACAgttggatgagatagaagaaCAAATACGGCATTGGTCTAG GGTAATGGATCTCGTGAAACGTAAGGAACAAGTACAAGCAACAGATAGGAAACAAAAGAACACGGATGAGGATGTCTCGAGCGACGACGAGTCCGATTTCGACGAGTTCCTCGACTGGAGAGCTAAAAATTCTTACAAATAG
- the Mesh1 gene encoding metazoan SpoT homolog-1 — protein sequence MFWVHRTQPYLYIYMHAMRMLCTLRSNFGTSISGFVSLNELVMEDNILEISDDNLFNRTGPCKSCVAEIPNSELITMLVKCVNFAAIKHKDQRRKDPAETPYINHPIGVANILIQEGNIHDPAVILAALLHDTVEDTDTTFDLLEAEFGKEVCDIVKEVTDDKSLPKAERKRLQIENAPNASYKAKLVKLADKLYNLRDLEKSTPKGWTPERVKEYYKWAKAVIDGCRKTNFNLERELDLIYANRIAKEREMCGCKKISLSDYLAC from the exons ATGTTTTGGGTGCACCGTACCCAACCGTACCTGTATATATACATGCATGCAATGCGAATGCTGTGCACTCTGCGTTCAAACTTTGGGACCAGCATAAGC GGTTTTGTGTCGCTGAATGAATTAGTCATGGAAGACAATATTTTGGAAATCTCTGACGATAACCTATTCAATCGAACTGGGCCTTGTAAATCATGTGTCGCAGAAATCCCAAATTCAGAACTGATAACTATGCTGGTGAAATGCGTAAATTTTGCAGCGATAAAACACAAGGATCAAAGAAGGAAGGATCCGGCAGAAACGCCATACATAAATCATCCTATAG GTGTTGCAAACATTTTGATTCAAGAGGGTAATATCCACGATCCGGCTGTAATTTTGGCTGCTCTGTTACATGATACTGTGGAAGACACAGATACAACATTCGATCTATTAGAAGCTGAGTTTGGTAAAGAAGTTTGTGACATTGTTAAAGAAGTAACAGATGACAAAAGTTTGCCCAAAGCAGAACGTAAACGGCTGCAAATAGAAAATGCTCCTAACGCAAGTTACAAAGCTAAACTAGTTAAATTAGCAgataaattgtataatttaaGAGATCTTGAGAAATCCACACCAAAAGGATGGACACCAGAAAGAGTGAAAGAATATTACAAG tGGGCCAAAGCTGTGATAGATGGATGTCGTAAGACTAATTTTAATCTAGAAAGAGAATTAGATTTAATATATGCAAATCGAATAGCTAAAGAGAGGGAAATGTGTGGATGTAAAAAAATTTCACTGTCAGACTACCTAGCCTGTTAA
- the LOC143360560 gene encoding zinc finger protein 830 isoform X1 — protein sequence MVNTYTDAGQLMCILCKAAVRSETVWPVHLNSKSHKENIELAKKTKLEAATKSATHTFKRPVSPSQESSANKKVRGILKNPLPQSVQIASSLPPDFFDNPKQSNGSAPTNASVTTHKSENKDTANDKDMKHTEAEEEKEKDKNKDTNQTVLPEGFFDDPVLDAKVRNVEYKNPIEEEWEKFQKEIKEETAQSAQIIADDQEEATTERQLDEIEEQIRHWSRVMDLVKRKEQVQATDRKQKNTDEDVSSDDESDFDEFLDWRAKNSYK from the exons ATGGTAAACACATATACAGATGCAGGACAGCTAATGTGTATTTTATGTAAAGCTGCTGTGCGAAGCGAAACAGTTTGGCCAGTTCACTTGAACTCGAAGAGTCACAAAGAAAACATCGAGTTAGCAAAGAAGACTAAACTAGAAGCTGCAACAAAGTCTGCAACGCACACGTTCAAAAGGCCTGTCTCTCCTTCCCAGGAGTCTTCCGCGAATAAAAAAGTAAGGGGGATATTGAAGAACCCCCTACCACAGTCTGTACAAATAGCGTCAAGTTTGCCACCAGACTTCTTTGATAATCCTAAGCAATCCAATGGCTCTGCACCTACAAATGCATCGGTAACAACTCATAAGTCAGAGAACAAAGACACCGCCAATGACAAAGACATGAAACACACGGAAGCAGAAGAGGAGAAGGAAAAAGATAAGAATAAGGACACAAATCAAACTGTTCTACCAGAAGGATTCTTTGATGATCCAGTCTTAGATGCCAAA GTTCGCAACGTCGAGTACAAAAATCCAATAGAAGAAGAATGGGAGAAGTTCCAGAAAGAAATCAAAGAAGAAACAGCACAGTCTGCACAGATCATTGCAGACGATCAGGAGGAAGCAACTACGGAGAGACAgttggatgagatagaagaaCAAATACGGCATTGGTCTAG GGTAATGGATCTCGTGAAACGTAAGGAACAAGTACAAGCAACAGATAGGAAACAAAAGAACACGGATGAGGATGTCTCGAGCGACGACGAGTCCGATTTCGACGAGTTCCTCGACTGGAGAGCTAAAAATTCTTACAAATAG